The Roseococcus microcysteis genome contains a region encoding:
- the ftsA gene encoding cell division protein FtsA, whose translation MNEIIRHAAADTPPARGLRLGRAKAGTFGVLDIGTTKIVCIIARIESDGTPRALGFGWQKARGIKAGSVVDMEEAERSIRAAVAGAEQMADTRLQGVIVNLSCGQPGGRIHHIDWPIGGRAVTEADLRSILQEGVRRTHADGREVVHCFPAGFLVDETGGVEDPRAMVCERLQARLHVVDAASHALFNLGQTLHRCELEAEEMIASPFAAGLATLVDDERELGAICVDMGGGTTSLACFAEGRLLHTAQLPVGGWQVTNDLARVLSTPISHAERLKTMHGSVLESDEDRGELLPVPMVGEEEDQIARIPREMIVKIMRPRLEESFELLRDRLEASGLPMEMRRRVVLTGGASQVIGVRELAARVLGKPVTVRLGRPRIVRGLPETAAGPAFASCIGLLAWAAGEGRPLLDITPGPAAPKGVVARAFAWLRERL comes from the coding sequence ATGAACGAGATCATTCGCCACGCCGCCGCCGACACCCCGCCCGCGCGCGGCCTGCGCCTGGGCCGTGCCAAGGCCGGCACCTTCGGCGTGCTGGACATCGGCACCACCAAGATCGTCTGCATCATCGCGCGCATCGAGAGCGACGGCACGCCGCGCGCGCTGGGCTTCGGCTGGCAGAAGGCGCGCGGCATCAAGGCGGGTTCCGTCGTGGACATGGAGGAGGCGGAGCGCAGCATCCGCGCCGCCGTGGCCGGCGCCGAGCAGATGGCCGATACGCGGCTGCAGGGCGTCATCGTCAACCTCTCCTGCGGGCAGCCGGGCGGGCGCATCCATCACATCGACTGGCCCATCGGCGGCCGGGCGGTCACGGAGGCCGATCTGCGCTCCATCCTGCAGGAAGGCGTGCGCCGCACCCATGCCGATGGGCGCGAGGTGGTGCACTGCTTCCCCGCGGGCTTCCTGGTGGACGAGACGGGCGGCGTGGAAGACCCGCGCGCCATGGTCTGCGAACGGCTCCAGGCGCGGCTGCATGTGGTGGATGCCGCGAGCCACGCGCTGTTCAATTTGGGCCAGACGCTGCACCGCTGCGAGCTGGAGGCGGAGGAGATGATCGCCTCGCCCTTCGCGGCCGGGCTTGCGACGCTGGTGGATGATGAGCGCGAGCTGGGCGCCATCTGCGTGGACATGGGCGGCGGCACCACCAGCCTCGCCTGCTTCGCCGAGGGGCGGCTGCTGCACACGGCGCAGCTTCCGGTGGGCGGGTGGCAGGTGACGAATGATCTGGCGCGCGTGCTGTCCACCCCCATCAGCCACGCGGAACGGCTGAAGACCATGCATGGCAGCGTCCTCGAATCCGACGAGGACCGGGGCGAGTTGCTGCCCGTGCCCATGGTGGGCGAGGAGGAGGACCAGATCGCGCGCATCCCGCGCGAGATGATCGTGAAGATCATGCGCCCGCGCCTGGAGGAATCCTTTGAATTGCTGCGCGACCGGCTGGAGGCCTCGGGCCTGCCCATGGAGATGCGCCGCCGCGTGGTGCTGACGGGTGGTGCGTCACAGGTGATCGGCGTGCGCGAACTCGCCGCCCGTGTGCTGGGCAAGCCCGTGACGGTGCGCCTCGGCCGCCCGCGAATCGTGCGCGGCCTGCCGGAGACGGCGGCGGGGCCGGCCTTCGCCAGCTGCATCGGTCTGCTGGCCTGGGCCGCGGGCGAGGGGCGCCCGCTGCTCGACATCACGCCGGGTCCGGCGGCGCCGAAGGGCGTGGTGGCGCGTGCCTTCGCCTGGTTGCGCGAAAGATTGTAG